The Desertibacillus haloalkaliphilus genomic sequence TGATAAAATCGGTGAAGAGTTTGATGGTATGATTAGTTCCGTCACGAATTTTGGACTATTCGTTGAACTGCCGAATACGATAGAAGGTCTTGTCCATGTGAGCTACATGACAGACGATTACTATCGTTTTGATGAACAGCACTTTGCCATGATCGGTGAACGTACAGGGAATGTCTACCGTATCGGTGACGAAATCACTGTCAAAGTGGTGAG encodes the following:
- a CDS encoding S1 RNA-binding domain-containing protein, coding for HRLIRTYLIEKKTDEATLEKWGQLLPEIADHASTMERRSVDAERETDDLKKAEFMLDKIGEEFDGMISSVTNFGLFVELPNTIEGLVHVSYMTDDYYRFDEQHFAMIGERTGNVYRIGDEITVKVV